In the Thermodesulfobacteriota bacterium genome, one interval contains:
- a CDS encoding TAXI family TRAP transporter solute-binding subunit translates to MGLGLGLLLLLMVPLFSFAQEKVDLKIMSGPTGGVWIPLGGAIAELIQKNIPGTTVSVAPGAGIANVVAVEEGKADIGFGNSSSSVDGVAGREPFKAPTKNVMQLANLYPQYFQIVVLEDSPIKTILDLKGKRICPGTKGMTGELLASQVLQVHGLSYKDMAKVNYVSYADSASLMKDGHADAYMPGTTIPAATIVDLATTKKIRLLSIPEDKIKELQRMNVGYIRRVIPAGTYPGVNYDVVTVGYFTHLIISAKLPEALVYKITKVLVENVDRLGDVVKDMKGVTAKDLAHDIGVPFHPGALKFYREKGLLK, encoded by the coding sequence ATGGGTCTGGGGTTAGGCTTGCTCCTTTTGTTGATGGTTCCATTGTTTTCCTTCGCACAGGAGAAGGTCGATCTCAAGATAATGAGCGGGCCCACTGGCGGGGTGTGGATTCCCCTCGGGGGCGCCATTGCCGAGTTGATCCAGAAGAATATCCCGGGGACGACCGTCTCGGTGGCCCCAGGGGCTGGCATCGCCAATGTGGTGGCCGTCGAAGAGGGAAAGGCGGACATCGGTTTCGGGAATTCCTCCTCCAGCGTGGACGGGGTGGCGGGAAGGGAACCCTTCAAGGCCCCTACGAAGAATGTGATGCAGCTGGCCAACCTCTACCCGCAGTATTTCCAAATCGTGGTCCTCGAAGATTCCCCGATCAAGACGATCCTGGATTTAAAAGGGAAGAGGATCTGTCCCGGGACCAAAGGGATGACGGGCGAACTCCTGGCCAGCCAGGTGCTCCAGGTCCACGGCCTTTCCTATAAAGACATGGCCAAGGTCAATTACGTGAGCTATGCGGATTCGGCCTCGTTGATGAAGGATGGCCATGCCGATGCCTATATGCCGGGGACGACCATCCCTGCGGCCACGATCGTCGATTTGGCGACGACGAAGAAGATCCGGCTCCTCTCCATCCCGGAGGATAAGATCAAGGAGCTTCAAAGGATGAACGTCGGGTATATCCGAAGGGTCATCCCCGCCGGGACCTACCCTGGGGTCAATTACGATGTGGTCACGGTCGGTTATTTTACCCATCTGATCATCAGCGCCAAACTCCCCGAGGCCCTCGTCTACAAGATCACGAAGGTCCTCGTGGAGAACGTCGATCGATTGGGCGATGTCGTCAAAGACATGAAAGGGGTGACGGCAAAGGACCTTGCCCATGACATCGGGGTTCCTTTTCACCCGGGGGCCTTGAAGTTTTACCGGGAAAAAGGCCTCCTCAAATGA
- a CDS encoding TRAP transporter permease, protein MNKVRQMKRVAAGIAILMSLYHLYTGAFGAPEAMMHRTVHLAFTLVLIFLIGLTTESRRSRGRIALDILLLLLAGISLGYIFLHYEYVVTRYPYVHPVTPWAFGSGVALTLLLLEASRRVIGWALPLTAVGFLLYGLFGQYLPGLLRHTGFSVETVIDQLYLTTEGIFGIPLGVSATYVILFVVFGAFLEQSGAGKFFMDFATSLVGGAKGGPGKISVVSSSLFGTISGSAVANVMVDGWLTIPLMKRAGFKREFAAAVEATASTGGQIMPPVMGAAAFVMAEYTGISYIHICKHALIPALLYYLALFMAIHFEASRTGLLGVPKEERPPLRQILLWRGHLFVPLVVIVYFMMAGYTPMYACIFATISVVLISLIRRETRMGVVKVLEALESGAKNMLPVAAACACAGIVVGVINLTGLGLKFTSLILLIAGDSLVPALIFTMIAGIVLGMGLPTTAAYIVQAALLIPALIKLGVPVIAAHLFVFYFAIISAITPPVAMAVYAAAGISGSNLWRTGLAAMRAGATGFIVPFMFVYGPSLLLIGSPISVVTTILSASVGVILLSAGLMGWFLKETTFLERGLLIAGALCLIKPGWVTDMVGLGLLIAVVLSQKFRDRSR, encoded by the coding sequence ATGAATAAGGTACGTCAGATGAAACGGGTGGCCGCCGGGATTGCCATCCTCATGTCCCTCTACCACCTCTATACGGGCGCCTTCGGGGCGCCCGAGGCGATGATGCACCGAACCGTCCATCTCGCCTTCACTCTGGTGTTGATCTTTCTCATTGGCCTGACGACCGAAAGCAGAAGGTCTCGAGGGAGGATAGCCCTGGATATCCTCCTCCTTCTCCTCGCCGGTATTTCGTTGGGATATATTTTCCTCCACTACGAATACGTCGTCACCCGCTATCCCTATGTCCATCCCGTCACGCCATGGGCCTTTGGATCGGGGGTGGCCCTCACCCTGCTCCTTCTTGAGGCCTCGAGAAGGGTGATCGGATGGGCCTTGCCGTTGACCGCGGTGGGCTTCCTCCTCTACGGTCTCTTCGGCCAATACCTTCCAGGGTTGTTACGGCATACCGGGTTCAGCGTCGAGACCGTCATCGACCAGCTCTACCTCACCACGGAAGGGATTTTCGGAATCCCCCTCGGCGTCTCGGCAACCTATGTGATCCTCTTCGTGGTCTTCGGGGCCTTTCTCGAACAGTCCGGGGCGGGAAAGTTCTTCATGGATTTTGCGACCTCCTTGGTAGGCGGGGCCAAGGGAGGGCCTGGAAAGATCTCGGTCGTGTCGAGCAGCCTCTTTGGAACGATCTCTGGAAGCGCTGTGGCCAATGTGATGGTCGATGGGTGGTTGACCATCCCCCTGATGAAACGGGCGGGATTTAAGCGCGAATTTGCGGCAGCGGTCGAGGCGACGGCCTCCACAGGAGGCCAGATCATGCCGCCGGTCATGGGCGCGGCGGCCTTCGTCATGGCCGAGTATACGGGCATCTCCTACATCCACATCTGCAAGCACGCCCTCATCCCGGCCCTCCTCTATTATCTGGCCCTCTTCATGGCGATCCATTTCGAGGCCTCCAGGACAGGCCTTTTAGGGGTCCCGAAAGAGGAGAGGCCCCCGCTCCGACAGATCCTCCTATGGAGAGGCCATCTCTTCGTACCCTTGGTCGTCATCGTCTATTTCATGATGGCTGGATATACGCCGATGTACGCCTGCATCTTCGCGACGATCTCCGTTGTCCTTATCTCCCTGATCCGGAGGGAGACGAGGATGGGGGTGGTCAAAGTCTTGGAGGCATTGGAATCCGGCGCGAAGAATATGCTTCCGGTGGCCGCGGCCTGCGCCTGTGCCGGGATCGTCGTGGGGGTGATCAACCTCACCGGCCTCGGGCTGAAGTTCACCAGCCTCATCCTCCTCATCGCCGGCGACTCCCTCGTTCCCGCCCTGATCTTCACGATGATCGCCGGGATCGTCCTCGGCATGGGGCTTCCGACCACAGCCGCTTACATCGTCCAGGCCGCCCTTCTCATCCCTGCCCTCATCAAACTGGGGGTGCCGGTCATCGCCGCCCACCTCTTCGTCTTCTATTTTGCCATCATCTCGGCCATCACCCCTCCGGTGGCCATGGCCGTCTATGCGGCTGCGGGCATCAGCGGCTCGAACCTCTGGAGGACGGGGCTTGCGGCCATGAGGGCCGGGGCCACGGGATTCATCGTCCCCTTCATGTTCGTCTACGGGCCTTCCCTGCTCCTCATCGGCTCTCCGATAAGTGTGGTTACGACGATCCTTTCGGCATCGGTGGGTGTGATCCTGCTTTCGGCCGGCCTGATGGGATGGTTTTTGAAAGAGACGACATTTCTGGAAAGGGGATTGCTCATCGCGGGCGCGCTCTGCCTGATCAAACCCGGGTGGGTGACAGATATGGTCGGCCTGGGCCTTCTGATCGCGGTCGTCCTATCCCAGAAGTTCCGAGACCGATCCCGATAA
- a CDS encoding thiolase family protein, translated as MRRPVIVSAVRTPIGRYLGMLRDIPAYDLGALVIDEAIRRAGLRPDQVDEVILGQSYQSGEYVNIARMSLLKAGWPESIPGITLDRRCLSGLDAICFAAMAIQSGHAEIVVAGGVESMSNAEFYLPGEIKWGIGGKRGMPKGHGDLAIWGVPLYDRIQRARVMSQPIERYGVLPTMMSWAETAARAEGITREDCDRWALRSHRKACEATDSGRFREEIVAIPLTGEKATTSRMDRDETPRPDTTLEQLSKLPPILGGVCTAGNSSSENDGAAACVVMTEERAEAMGLSPLAWLVDFSVAGVDPRETYKAVDLAVKKVLQKTGLRLEQMDLIEIQEAFAAQVLADMKLLGLTQKDEERVNVNGSGISLGHPIACTGARVLVTLLHEMRRRGSRFGLEAICGGGGLGIAAIFERKG; from the coding sequence TTGAGAAGGCCGGTGATCGTCAGTGCGGTTCGAACGCCCATCGGGAGATACCTCGGGATGTTGAGGGATATCCCCGCCTATGACCTCGGCGCCCTCGTCATCGACGAGGCCATCCGGAGGGCGGGATTGCGCCCCGATCAGGTGGATGAGGTGATCCTGGGCCAGTCCTACCAGAGCGGCGAGTATGTCAATATCGCCCGGATGTCCCTTCTGAAAGCGGGTTGGCCTGAGTCGATCCCCGGGATCACCCTCGATCGGCGGTGCTTAAGTGGCCTCGATGCGATCTGTTTTGCCGCCATGGCCATCCAATCGGGACATGCCGAGATTGTGGTGGCAGGCGGCGTCGAGAGCATGAGCAATGCCGAATTCTACCTCCCGGGGGAGATCAAGTGGGGGATCGGCGGAAAGAGGGGGATGCCCAAGGGCCATGGAGATCTCGCCATTTGGGGCGTTCCCCTCTATGACCGGATCCAGAGGGCCAGGGTGATGTCTCAGCCCATCGAGAGGTATGGGGTGCTTCCTACGATGATGTCCTGGGCGGAGACAGCAGCCCGGGCAGAGGGGATTACGAGGGAGGATTGCGACCGCTGGGCCCTCCGAAGCCATCGAAAGGCCTGCGAGGCCACCGACTCCGGCCGATTCAGGGAGGAGATCGTGGCCATTCCCCTCACCGGTGAGAAGGCCACGACCTCGCGGATGGATCGTGACGAGACGCCAAGGCCGGATACGACCCTCGAGCAACTTTCGAAGCTTCCGCCGATCCTGGGAGGGGTCTGCACAGCGGGAAACTCCTCCTCCGAAAATGACGGGGCGGCCGCCTGTGTCGTGATGACCGAGGAGAGGGCCGAGGCGATGGGGCTGTCCCCCCTGGCCTGGCTCGTCGATTTTTCTGTCGCAGGGGTGGATCCCAGGGAGACCTACAAGGCGGTCGACCTTGCCGTAAAAAAGGTCTTGCAAAAGACCGGATTGAGGTTGGAGCAGATGGATTTGATCGAGATCCAGGAGGCCTTTGCAGCCCAGGTGCTTGCAGATATGAAACTTTTAGGATTGACCCAAAAGGATGAGGAGAGGGTCAACGTCAATGGCTCCGGCATCTCTCTCGGCCACCCCATCGCCTGCACAGGGGCGCGCGTTTTGGTGACCCTCCTTCACGAGATGAGACGAAGGGGGAGCCGCTTCGGCCTCGAGGCCATCTGTGGCGGCGGAGGCCTCGGGATCGCGGCCATCTTCGAAAGAAAAGGGTAA
- a CDS encoding PBP1A family penicillin-binding protein, whose protein sequence is MDKGKKKIKPRRKKKTQKGLVYSLLLAFATSAFLLLLLGISLFVYYSRNLPDFASLKERDLEAYSIVYSEDDEVVGKFLLNNRIPISYEKIPKPVIQAFLAAEDAEFFEHRGIDYRGILRALLKNILAGKIVQGGSTITQQVTKTFFLTPQRSLLRKLKEVAYAFGLERNFTKEEILTLYLNHIYLGNGAYGIEAAAESYFNKRVEQLNLAEIAMLAGLAKAPSRYSPVHNLSRAKERQHYVLSRMAELGFITPDQKEKALRSPLKVQSRGSAFFSRAPYFTELIRQQIERKYGKEKLYKEGLRIYTGLDLNLQKAAERAIDMGLRDLDKRQGFRGPVQRLTPEELKEITKKKRPPLQPLSTQEIYEGVVLSREDSQKHYLIWVADRKGILPYSEMAWALQVKPTPHFKPGPIRSPADLFKPGDVVQVRLKEPPRKETPPVFTLEQEPLVQGALICIDPRTGFVKALVGGRDFLESQFNRAVHSRRQPGSAFKPLIYAAALEKGYTPSTILMDSPVEYSDYDGGYYWAPKNYDKNFMGPITFRNALAHSRNVVTVKILEDIGIGYALKFFKKLGIESPIKRDLSVALGTSGVSLLELVSAYAVFANGGERIQPLFIKKVVTMKGEVLEEHIPFEGYEEVEEDEEEAEEPSPKPSPTPVREQVISPQHAFIMTHLLEGVIQHGTGQRAKILGRPVAGKTGTSSDYADAWFIGYTPSLLAGVWVGFDDKTSLGRNETGAKAALPIWIAFMGWALDRTPPEPFRVPEKIVLVRVNLETGLPADGSVSQTVLEAFVEGTVPKERGDLTGAAPFRGVSLSDPSRPPTTGP, encoded by the coding sequence ATGGACAAAGGGAAGAAAAAAATAAAACCACGGAGGAAGAAAAAGACCCAAAAGGGGCTTGTCTATTCCCTTCTCCTGGCCTTCGCAACCTCGGCCTTCTTGCTCCTCCTCTTAGGCATCTCGCTCTTCGTCTATTATTCCCGGAACCTTCCGGACTTCGCCTCCCTCAAAGAACGAGACCTGGAAGCTTATTCCATCGTCTATTCGGAGGACGACGAGGTCGTGGGGAAATTCCTTCTGAACAATCGAATCCCGATCTCTTACGAAAAGATCCCCAAACCCGTGATCCAGGCCTTCCTGGCCGCCGAAGATGCGGAGTTCTTTGAACATCGGGGGATCGACTATCGGGGGATCCTCCGTGCCCTGTTGAAAAACATCCTCGCAGGAAAGATCGTCCAGGGAGGGAGCACCATCACCCAGCAGGTGACCAAGACCTTCTTCCTGACCCCCCAGAGGAGCTTGCTCAGAAAGTTGAAAGAGGTGGCCTATGCCTTCGGGCTCGAACGCAATTTTACCAAAGAGGAGATTTTGACCCTCTATCTGAACCACATCTATTTGGGCAACGGCGCCTATGGGATTGAGGCGGCCGCAGAGAGCTACTTTAACAAACGGGTCGAACAGCTCAACCTCGCTGAAATCGCCATGCTGGCAGGCTTGGCCAAGGCCCCCAGCCGTTACTCTCCCGTACACAACCTTTCAAGGGCCAAAGAGCGGCAACATTACGTCCTGAGTCGGATGGCCGAATTGGGATTCATCACCCCGGACCAAAAGGAAAAGGCCCTGAGGAGCCCCCTGAAGGTCCAATCCAGGGGCAGCGCCTTTTTCAGCAGGGCACCTTACTTTACCGAACTTATTCGCCAACAAATCGAGAGGAAATATGGGAAAGAGAAACTCTATAAGGAGGGGTTGAGAATTTATACCGGCCTCGACCTCAACCTACAGAAGGCCGCTGAGAGGGCCATCGACATGGGGTTGAGGGACCTCGATAAAAGACAGGGATTTAGGGGACCCGTTCAGAGACTCACCCCTGAGGAGTTGAAGGAGATCACAAAAAAGAAAAGGCCCCCTTTGCAACCCCTATCGACTCAGGAGATCTATGAGGGGGTGGTCCTCTCGCGAGAAGACTCGCAGAAGCATTATCTGATCTGGGTGGCAGATCGGAAGGGGATCCTCCCTTATTCAGAGATGGCCTGGGCGCTTCAGGTGAAACCCACCCCCCATTTCAAACCGGGGCCGATTCGATCGCCCGCAGACCTTTTCAAGCCCGGAGATGTCGTCCAGGTGAGGCTGAAAGAGCCACCCAGAAAAGAGACCCCGCCCGTATTCACCCTCGAGCAAGAACCGCTGGTCCAAGGAGCCCTGATCTGCATCGATCCACGAACAGGGTTTGTGAAAGCTTTGGTAGGGGGACGGGACTTCCTGGAAAGCCAATTTAACCGAGCGGTCCACTCTCGAAGGCAACCCGGCTCGGCCTTCAAACCCCTCATCTATGCCGCTGCCTTGGAGAAAGGGTATACCCCCTCGACGATCCTGATGGACTCCCCTGTCGAATACTCCGACTATGACGGAGGATACTACTGGGCTCCCAAAAACTACGACAAAAACTTCATGGGACCCATCACTTTCCGGAATGCCCTCGCCCATTCGAGAAACGTCGTTACCGTCAAGATCCTCGAAGACATCGGCATCGGATATGCCCTCAAATTCTTCAAGAAGTTGGGCATCGAATCCCCCATCAAGAGGGACCTCTCCGTAGCCCTGGGGACCTCAGGGGTCTCCCTGCTTGAATTGGTCTCCGCCTATGCGGTCTTTGCTAATGGGGGGGAGCGCATCCAGCCCCTGTTCATCAAAAAGGTCGTGACGATGAAGGGAGAGGTGCTCGAAGAGCACATCCCATTCGAAGGATATGAGGAGGTGGAGGAGGATGAGGAGGAAGCCGAAGAGCCCTCTCCCAAACCGTCTCCCACCCCCGTCAGGGAGCAGGTCATTTCGCCCCAACATGCCTTCATCATGACCCATCTTCTCGAAGGGGTGATCCAACACGGGACTGGACAGAGGGCCAAGATTTTAGGCAGGCCTGTGGCAGGAAAGACGGGGACCTCGAGCGATTATGCCGACGCCTGGTTCATCGGATATACCCCCTCCCTTCTTGCAGGGGTATGGGTAGGTTTCGATGATAAAACCTCGTTAGGGAGGAATGAGACCGGAGCCAAGGCTGCCCTTCCCATCTGGATCGCTTTCATGGGATGGGCCTTGGACCGCACTCCTCCGGAGCCCTTCAGAGTCCCGGAGAAGATCGTCCTGGTTAGGGTCAATCTCGAGACCGGCCTGCCCGCCGATGGCAGCGTCTCCCAAACCGTTCTGGAGGCCTTTGTCGAGGGGACCGTTCCTAAGGAGAGAGGGGATCTCACCGGTGCCGCTCCTTTCCGGGGGGTCTCCCTGTCAGATCCCTCACGGCCTCCGACCACGGGTCCATGA
- a CDS encoding CoA-binding protein, translating to MIKEDVKLKEILESCKTIAVVGISPKEDRPSYGVAAYLQSKGYRIIPVRPDGQVILGEKVYPSLSEIPGEIQVDLVDIFRRAEEVPPVVEEAIKRGVKVIWMQEGVLHPGAAAKAREAGLLVVMDRCMKKEHERLFRDDR from the coding sequence ATGATCAAAGAGGATGTGAAGCTCAAGGAAATCTTAGAGAGTTGTAAAACGATCGCCGTCGTCGGAATCTCACCCAAAGAGGATCGGCCCAGCTACGGGGTGGCCGCTTATCTCCAATCCAAAGGATATCGGATCATCCCCGTCCGGCCGGATGGCCAGGTCATCTTAGGGGAAAAAGTTTACCCCTCGCTCTCGGAGATCCCGGGAGAGATTCAGGTGGATCTCGTCGACATCTTTCGGAGAGCAGAGGAGGTTCCGCCGGTGGTGGAGGAGGCGATCAAGCGGGGGGTCAAAGTCATCTGGATGCAAGAAGGCGTCCTCCACCCCGGGGCCGCGGCAAAAGCGAGGGAGGCCGGCCTCCTCGTGGTCATGGACCGGTGCATGAAGAAAGAACATGAGCGTCTTTTTCGGGACGATCGTTAA
- a CDS encoding long-chain-fatty-acid--CoA ligase: MDLGKILALTARKFPHRIALICGEERVTYQAYEDRVHRLAHGLLRIGLRKGDRVAVLLYNSIPMVEIFFACASTGGVFTPINFRFTAEEVFYILDHSDARFFIYGQEFSELVETIRPRLERIEFFLAVGESSSARTLDYETLLREASSEAPEVQLTERDECELMYTSGTTGRPKGALLTHGNLLWNLFNTILGREEREGERSIVISPLYHTAGLNNHFLTRVAMAGTSILVKQFDPERVMEIIEEERATVISGAPAAYHFMLSLPEGRYDTRSITKCTTGASILPTETKERLVKLFPNLTGIYDVYGCTEASPSIAILKAGESMKKERCVGRAVPFLEVRIVDEQDRDLPFGEVGEVVCRGPNVTKGYYKDEEATREALRGGWLHTGDLARMDEEGFLYIVGRKKEMIVSGGENIYPREIEEVLFRHPKIEEAAVIGVPDPLWGESVRAFVVLKRGEVMTEAEVIQYCKRHLASYKKPKSVEFVEALPRNPSGKVLKRILKEDYLKRVGAGDPSLGE; this comes from the coding sequence ATGGACCTCGGAAAGATCCTCGCCTTGACCGCCCGTAAATTCCCCCATCGGATCGCCTTGATCTGCGGAGAGGAGCGGGTGACCTACCAGGCCTATGAAGATCGGGTCCATCGGCTGGCCCATGGGCTTCTCCGGATCGGTCTGAGGAAGGGGGACCGGGTGGCCGTCCTTCTCTATAATTCGATCCCCATGGTCGAGATCTTCTTCGCCTGCGCAAGCACCGGAGGCGTCTTCACGCCCATCAATTTCCGGTTTACCGCCGAGGAGGTTTTTTACATCCTGGACCATTCCGACGCCAGATTTTTTATCTACGGCCAGGAGTTTTCCGAACTTGTCGAGACCATCCGGCCCAGACTGGAAAGGATCGAGTTCTTCCTGGCCGTGGGGGAGTCGTCCTCTGCCCGTACATTAGACTACGAGACCCTCCTAAGAGAGGCCTCTTCCGAGGCCCCGGAGGTCCAGCTCACCGAGAGGGACGAATGCGAATTAATGTACACCTCCGGCACGACCGGAAGGCCAAAGGGCGCCCTCCTCACCCATGGGAATCTCCTCTGGAACCTCTTCAACACCATCCTGGGAAGGGAGGAGAGAGAAGGGGAGCGCTCCATCGTCATCAGCCCCCTCTACCACACCGCGGGCCTCAACAACCATTTCCTCACCCGTGTGGCAATGGCCGGAACGAGCATCCTCGTGAAACAATTCGACCCCGAAAGGGTGATGGAGATCATCGAAGAAGAAAGGGCCACCGTGATCTCGGGTGCGCCGGCCGCCTACCATTTCATGCTCTCCCTCCCTGAGGGCCGGTACGATACCCGGTCCATCACGAAATGCACCACAGGGGCCTCTATCCTCCCGACAGAGACGAAGGAGAGATTGGTCAAGCTTTTTCCCAACCTCACCGGGATTTATGACGTTTACGGTTGCACGGAGGCCAGTCCCTCCATCGCCATCCTAAAGGCCGGGGAGTCCATGAAGAAGGAGCGATGTGTGGGCCGGGCGGTCCCCTTTCTCGAGGTGAGGATCGTGGACGAGCAGGATCGGGACCTTCCCTTTGGGGAGGTGGGCGAGGTGGTCTGCAGAGGGCCCAATGTGACGAAGGGCTATTATAAAGATGAGGAGGCCACCCGCGAGGCGCTCCGGGGCGGTTGGCTTCACACGGGCGACCTTGCCCGGATGGACGAAGAAGGGTTCCTCTATATCGTCGGCCGGAAGAAGGAAATGATCGTAAGCGGGGGGGAAAATATCTATCCACGCGAGATCGAGGAGGTCCTCTTTCGTCACCCCAAGATCGAGGAGGCGGCCGTGATCGGGGTTCCCGATCCGCTCTGGGGAGAATCGGTCAGGGCCTTCGTTGTTTTAAAGAGAGGGGAGGTGATGACCGAAGCGGAGGTGATCCAGTACTGTAAAAGACATCTGGCCAGTTACAAAAAGCCAAAATCCGTGGAATTCGTGGAGGCCCTTCCGAGGAATCCCTCCGGAAAGGTCCTCAAGAGGATCCTGAAGGAAGATTATTTAAAGAGGGTGGGGGCTGGAGACCCGAGCCTCGGTGAATAG
- a CDS encoding ATP-dependent 6-phosphofructokinase: MEKKRIGVLTGGGDCAGLNPAIKWVVKTALDDRLKRMRKVEHEVIGIRDGWKGLVEPEGDEESPVPRLVTLTEEMVRTWDRYGGTNLGTSRTNPYDPKRDRSKIVLENLERYKIDYLIAIGGEDTLGVANKLFKEGVKVVGIPKTIDKDLSGTDYTLGFETALNVITEEIDRLRTTAGSHRRIFVVETMGRHAGWLALEGGESSGAYIILIPEYDFEVNKVNELLLEGRRKGTRYEIIVVAEGAKPVGGTEFTKENGLDSFGHKTLGGIGEFLANQISKATKIETRSITLSHLQRGGAPCAYDRRMGRYFGIAAVDLIVKEDFGKMVSYRNGKITAVPLEEAVGKLNLVDVQTQYDIERYNGRRTILGYS, from the coding sequence ATGGAAAAGAAAAGGATCGGCGTCTTGACCGGGGGAGGAGACTGTGCCGGGTTGAATCCTGCGATCAAATGGGTGGTGAAGACCGCGCTGGATGACAGACTTAAGCGGATGAGAAAGGTCGAACACGAGGTCATCGGGATACGGGATGGCTGGAAGGGGCTGGTCGAGCCCGAAGGGGATGAGGAGTCCCCTGTCCCCAGACTGGTGACGTTGACCGAGGAGATGGTGAGGACCTGGGATCGCTACGGAGGGACGAACCTCGGCACATCGAGGACGAACCCCTACGATCCCAAAAGGGATCGTTCCAAAATCGTTCTGGAGAATCTCGAGCGGTATAAGATCGACTATCTCATCGCCATCGGAGGAGAGGATACCCTTGGGGTGGCAAATAAGCTCTTTAAAGAAGGGGTGAAGGTCGTCGGCATTCCCAAGACGATCGACAAGGACCTTTCCGGGACCGATTATACGTTGGGGTTCGAGACGGCCCTGAACGTGATCACCGAGGAGATCGATCGGCTCCGGACGACCGCAGGGTCCCATCGCCGGATCTTCGTCGTCGAAACGATGGGCCGCCATGCCGGGTGGCTGGCATTGGAGGGGGGGGAGTCGAGCGGGGCCTACATCATCCTCATCCCCGAGTACGATTTCGAGGTGAACAAGGTGAACGAGCTGCTCCTCGAGGGGAGGCGAAAGGGCACACGCTATGAGATCATCGTCGTCGCCGAAGGGGCCAAGCCCGTGGGCGGGACCGAATTCACCAAAGAGAACGGTCTGGACAGCTTTGGCCACAAAACCCTCGGAGGGATCGGAGAATTCTTGGCCAACCAGATTTCGAAGGCCACCAAGATCGAGACCCGGAGCATCACCTTGAGCCATCTCCAGCGGGGAGGGGCTCCCTGTGCCTACGATCGTCGGATGGGAAGGTATTTCGGGATCGCAGCGGTCGACCTGATCGTCAAAGAGGACTTTGGCAAGATGGTGAGCTATAGAAACGGCAAAATCACGGCTGTGCCCCTCGAAGAGGCTGTGGGCAAACTGAACCTCGTCGATGTCCAGACCCAGTATGACATCGAACGCTACAACGGGAGGAGAACCATCTTGGGATATTCCTGA
- a CDS encoding GNAT family N-acetyltransferase codes for MRIRALMAKDRAGLERMLREVAVFTEEEIGVALELIDIVLENQHQKDYQVACAVDVHDRPIGYICYGPAPMTRGTYDLYWIAVDPKVQGQKIGSTLLAFLEDRLRSSRGRMLLVETSSLPSYQKAQTFYRARGFQEVARIADYYWEGNDRITFCKRIV; via the coding sequence ATGAGGATCCGTGCGTTGATGGCCAAGGACAGAGCCGGACTCGAGAGGATGCTGAGAGAGGTGGCCGTCTTCACAGAGGAAGAGATCGGCGTCGCCTTGGAACTCATCGATATCGTCCTTGAAAACCAACATCAGAAGGATTATCAGGTCGCCTGCGCCGTCGATGTCCATGATCGCCCGATAGGATATATCTGTTATGGGCCGGCCCCGATGACCCGGGGGACCTACGACCTTTACTGGATCGCGGTCGATCCCAAGGTCCAGGGACAGAAGATCGGTTCGACCCTTCTCGCTTTTCTCGAAGACCGCCTTCGGTCCTCAAGGGGGAGGATGCTCCTCGTGGAGACCTCCTCCCTCCCATCCTATCAGAAAGCCCAGACCTTCTACAGGGCCAGGGGATTTCAGGAGGTGGCCAGGATTGCCGATTACTACTGGGAAGGAAACGACCGGATCACCTTTTGCAAGAGGATTGTCTGA